Proteins from a genomic interval of Youhaiella tibetensis:
- a CDS encoding tetratricopeptide repeat protein gives MGSLLTPRRPAQAAGAAVAGLVLGLLMPLGAGPVLAAAFDDCAAEAASQWESGFESIGKDLSAIDTEAAIAACQKALKADASSAQVKTWLGRAYYADSQDDKAAPLLEAAADEGNLLALTTFGDMLIMGQGVDKDMEHGAELLQQAANQGFAPAQNSLGLSYDYGDGVDQDSYQAQRWYRAAAEQGLPRAESNLGLMYQEGLGVERDYIAAAAWFQRAADHGDASGQVNLGKIYQDGLGVEVDDARAAELYQAAADQGDMYGLNNLGFLKENGMGVETDVEGAAELYQQAADQDLALAQHNLALLYEDGRGVKQDYDKAIELYEKAANGGEMRAAVNLGLLYLNGTGTDVDYAKALEWTKMAADAGQPIGQNNMGHIYENGLGVKADREEALHWYQLSADQGYELGVENLNRLQNDTSTPAGDTSEPTPITKSKSKDKISN, from the coding sequence ATGGGATCGCTTTTGACGCCGCGGCGGCCGGCACAGGCCGCTGGAGCGGCGGTTGCGGGATTGGTGCTGGGATTGCTCATGCCGCTCGGCGCCGGGCCGGTGCTGGCGGCAGCGTTCGATGATTGCGCGGCCGAAGCCGCCAGCCAGTGGGAATCGGGTTTCGAGTCCATAGGCAAGGACCTGTCGGCCATCGATACCGAGGCGGCGATCGCAGCGTGCCAGAAGGCTCTCAAGGCCGATGCCAGCTCGGCCCAGGTCAAGACCTGGCTGGGCAGGGCCTATTATGCCGACAGCCAGGACGACAAGGCGGCGCCGCTCCTCGAGGCGGCGGCCGACGAGGGGAACCTCCTCGCGCTCACCACCTTTGGCGACATGCTCATCATGGGGCAGGGCGTGGACAAGGACATGGAGCATGGCGCCGAACTGCTCCAGCAGGCAGCCAACCAGGGGTTCGCGCCGGCCCAGAACAGCCTCGGGCTTTCCTATGATTATGGCGACGGGGTCGACCAGGATTCCTATCAGGCGCAGCGCTGGTATCGCGCCGCGGCCGAGCAGGGCCTGCCGCGCGCCGAGTCCAACCTCGGCCTGATGTACCAGGAAGGCCTGGGGGTCGAGCGCGACTACATCGCGGCGGCGGCCTGGTTCCAGCGCGCCGCCGACCACGGCGATGCCTCCGGGCAGGTCAACCTGGGCAAGATCTACCAGGATGGGCTGGGTGTGGAGGTCGACGATGCCCGCGCGGCCGAACTCTATCAGGCGGCAGCCGACCAGGGTGACATGTACGGGCTCAACAACCTCGGGTTCCTCAAGGAAAACGGCATGGGCGTGGAGACCGATGTCGAAGGCGCGGCCGAGCTCTACCAGCAGGCGGCGGACCAGGACCTTGCCCTGGCCCAGCACAACCTCGCCCTGCTCTATGAAGACGGGCGCGGGGTCAAGCAGGACTACGACAAGGCCATCGAACTCTACGAAAAGGCCGCCAATGGCGGCGAGATGCGGGCGGCGGTCAATCTCGGTCTGCTCTATCTCAACGGCACGGGAACCGATGTCGATTATGCCAAGGCCCTCGAATGGACCAAGATGGCGGCCGATGCCGGCCAGCCGATCGGACAGAACAACATGGGCCACATCTACGAGAATGGCCTGGGCGTGAAGGCCGACAGGGAGGAAGCCCTCCATTGGTACCAGCTCTCGGCGGACCAGGGGTACGAGCTGGGCGTGGAGAACCTCAATCGCCTCCAGAACGATACGTCGACCCCCGCCGGCGATACGAGCGAGCCGACGCCGATCACCAAGTCCAAGAGCAAGGACAAGATCAGCAACTGA
- a CDS encoding (2Fe-2S)-binding protein, with the protein MLVCQCNVITDKEIEEIVLSFLKEDPWQLVVPAKVYRAIEKRGRCAGCFPNVVDIIARVTEEYHLLLDRSSVDLVDVKARLARLQKKRIGGRREGRSTGHRAA; encoded by the coding sequence ATGCTTGTCTGCCAGTGCAACGTGATCACCGACAAGGAGATCGAAGAGATCGTCCTGTCGTTCCTCAAGGAGGATCCCTGGCAGTTGGTGGTGCCCGCAAAGGTCTACCGCGCCATCGAAAAGCGTGGGCGCTGCGCCGGTTGCTTTCCGAATGTAGTGGACATTATCGCCCGCGTGACGGAAGAGTATCACCTCCTGTTGGACCGGAGTTCGGTCGACCTGGTGGACGTGAAGGCCCGCCTCGCCCGGCTCCAGAAGAAACGTATTGGAGGTCGGCGTGAAGGGCGAAGCACAGGTCATCGAGCGGCTTAA
- the bfr gene encoding bacterioferritin produces the protein MKGEAQVIERLNEALFLELGAVNQYWVHYRLLSDWGFQKLAAKERAESIEEMHHADRLIERIIFLEGHPNLQRVAPLRIGQTIKEVLEADLAGEYDARTAYKKSRELCADLGDYVSKELFDELLKDEEGHIDFLETQLQLLENIGIERYGQLNAGPANEAE, from the coding sequence GTGAAGGGCGAAGCACAGGTCATCGAGCGGCTTAACGAAGCGCTTTTTCTCGAACTGGGTGCAGTCAACCAGTATTGGGTGCACTACCGCCTGCTCAGCGACTGGGGCTTCCAGAAGCTGGCGGCCAAGGAGCGCGCCGAATCCATCGAGGAGATGCACCACGCCGATCGCCTGATCGAGCGCATCATCTTCCTTGAAGGGCACCCCAACCTGCAACGCGTGGCGCCGCTGCGCATCGGCCAGACCATCAAGGAAGTGCTCGAGGCGGACCTCGCCGGCGAGTACGACGCCCGCACCGCCTACAAGAAGTCGCGCGAACTGTGCGCGGACCTGGGCGACTACGTCTCCAAGGAGCTGTTCGACGAACTGCTCAAGGACGAGGAAGGCCATATCGACTTCCTCGAGACCCAGCTCCAGCTTCTCGAAAACATCGGCATCGAGCGCTACGGCCAGCTCAACGCCGGGCCGGCCAACGAAGCCGAATAA
- a CDS encoding VOC family protein has product MQLHLGRLIDHVHLRARDLEKTRTFYAGALQPLGIAIASAGDGWFQVDELFVSEAGDDAPPTHIHLAFQAKDRATVDAFYEAAIAAGGTDNGKPGERHYHPGYYGAFVLDPDGNNIEAVYHGPGHRSAPSIVIEPIL; this is encoded by the coding sequence ATGCAGCTCCATCTCGGACGGCTGATCGATCACGTGCACCTGCGGGCCAGGGACCTGGAAAAGACCAGGACATTCTATGCCGGTGCGTTGCAGCCCCTGGGCATCGCCATTGCCAGTGCCGGGGATGGCTGGTTCCAGGTCGATGAGCTGTTCGTGAGCGAGGCCGGCGACGACGCGCCGCCGACCCATATCCACCTGGCCTTCCAGGCCAAGGATCGCGCCACTGTCGACGCCTTCTACGAGGCCGCGATCGCGGCAGGCGGCACCGACAACGGCAAGCCCGGCGAGCGCCACTACCACCCCGGCTACTACGGCGCCTTCGTGCTCGATCCGGACGGCAACAATATCGAGGCCGTCTACCACGGCCCCGGCCACCGTTCCGCTCCCTCGATCGTCATCGAGCCGATCCTCTAG
- a CDS encoding nucleotidyltransferase family protein, with the protein MNEHLRFSGRDFETQRQQLEAIIRGQPSLMAALEGLDEMALPDSWIVSGAIYNNVWNALTGRPSMTGVKDIDLFYFDASDLSYEAEDRVIRDGAERFARLPVPVEIRNQARVHLWYERHFGRPYAPLASSREAIDRFACLTHAVGVRLIGDGRMEIYAPYGLDDMFSFRLVPNRKLDNRETHETKGARAVSIWPEVTVVPW; encoded by the coding sequence ATGAACGAGCATTTGCGATTTTCCGGACGTGATTTCGAGACGCAACGCCAGCAACTGGAGGCGATCATCAGGGGCCAACCGTCCTTGATGGCGGCTCTGGAGGGGCTTGATGAAATGGCGCTGCCCGATAGCTGGATCGTCTCGGGCGCCATCTACAACAATGTGTGGAATGCGCTCACCGGCCGCCCCTCGATGACGGGGGTCAAGGACATCGACCTCTTCTATTTCGATGCGTCGGACCTGAGCTACGAGGCCGAGGACCGCGTGATCCGGGACGGGGCCGAGCGGTTCGCGCGCTTGCCGGTGCCGGTCGAGATCCGCAACCAGGCACGAGTGCATCTCTGGTACGAGAGGCATTTCGGGCGGCCCTATGCGCCGCTCGCGTCCTCGCGCGAGGCCATCGACAGGTTCGCCTGCCTCACCCATGCGGTCGGGGTGCGGCTGATTGGGGACGGGCGGATGGAGATCTACGCGCCCTATGGGCTCGATGACATGTTCTCGTTCCGGCTGGTGCCCAACCGGAAGCTCGACAATCGGGAAACGCACGAGACCAAGGGCGCCCGGGCCGTCTCGATCTGGCCCGAGGTCACGGTGGTGCCCTGGTAG
- a CDS encoding alpha/beta hydrolase, translating into MPAAFRSLVMLVLTLGFLGAAAGGAQALSLMDPFNVPAAMDGGTAKVGDGIPFADGARFKLDVYAPEERGDIAPVVFFIYGGGWKNGAREDYQFVGRALAARGFIVVIPDYRLYPEVRFPDFLEDNAAAMRWVQDNIAKYGGDPNRVFMAGHSAGAYNAVMLALDPSYFKEYGVTIPIRGVAALSGPYDFYPFEYDEVRNTFGDAPVPEGTQPINLVTSDAPPMLLTSGTTDPIVRVQNTENLAARLRSQGVWVTTKYYDGFGHMEPVIAIGAMWRWRMPILDDMVEFFTRFGAFPSGVPRLAIVPAPPEGVLPNGEPMEPMHAIIDQLDTQFAPISSQ; encoded by the coding sequence ATGCCCGCTGCCTTCCGATCGCTTGTGATGCTCGTGCTGACGCTTGGTTTCCTCGGCGCTGCTGCCGGGGGCGCGCAGGCCCTCAGCCTCATGGATCCCTTCAACGTGCCCGCTGCCATGGATGGCGGCACGGCCAAGGTCGGCGACGGCATTCCCTTCGCCGACGGCGCGCGCTTCAAGCTCGATGTCTATGCGCCCGAAGAGCGTGGCGACATCGCTCCGGTGGTATTCTTCATCTATGGCGGCGGCTGGAAGAATGGCGCGCGCGAGGATTACCAGTTCGTGGGCCGGGCCCTGGCGGCGCGCGGCTTCATCGTGGTCATCCCCGATTATCGCCTCTATCCGGAGGTGCGCTTCCCCGATTTCCTCGAAGACAACGCCGCTGCGATGCGGTGGGTGCAGGACAATATCGCCAAGTATGGCGGCGATCCGAACCGCGTGTTCATGGCCGGCCACTCGGCAGGCGCCTACAATGCCGTGATGCTGGCGCTCGATCCGTCCTATTTCAAGGAGTACGGCGTCACGATCCCTATCCGGGGCGTGGCGGCGCTCTCGGGGCCCTATGATTTCTACCCCTTCGAATATGACGAGGTGCGCAACACCTTCGGCGATGCGCCGGTGCCCGAGGGCACCCAGCCCATCAACCTGGTCACCTCCGATGCCCCGCCCATGCTGCTGACGTCCGGTACGACCGACCCGATCGTGCGGGTGCAGAACACCGAGAACCTGGCGGCGCGACTGCGCTCGCAGGGCGTTTGGGTCACGACCAAGTATTATGACGGGTTCGGGCATATGGAGCCGGTGATCGCCATCGGAGCCATGTGGCGTTGGCGCATGCCTATCCTCGACGACATGGTGGAGTTCTTCACCCGGTTCGGGGCTTTCCCCAGCGGCGTGCCGAGGCTGGCCATAGTGCCGGCGCCGCCCGAAGGGGTGTTGCCCAATGGCGAGCCGATGGAACCCATGCATGCCATCATCGATCAGCTCGATACCCAGTTCGCGCCCATTTCGAGCCAATAG
- a CDS encoding EscU/YscU/HrcU family type III secretion system export apparatus switch protein yields MSERPERRIAVAMHYEEGSRLAPRVTAKGFGLMAERIVALAEENDVAIDANPMLARALAEVELDQKIPLELFEAAAEVIGFVLRARHRL; encoded by the coding sequence ATGAGTGAGCGCCCCGAACGGCGTATCGCCGTGGCCATGCACTATGAGGAGGGCTCCCGGCTGGCGCCGCGCGTCACGGCCAAGGGCTTCGGGCTTATGGCCGAGCGCATCGTGGCCCTGGCCGAGGAGAACGATGTCGCCATCGACGCCAATCCGATGCTGGCGCGGGCCCTCGCAGAAGTCGAGCTCGACCAGAAGATTCCGCTCGAGCTGTTCGAGGCGGCGGCCGAAGTCATCGGCTTCGTGCTGCGGGCCCGCCACCGGCTCTAG
- a CDS encoding flagellar hook-length control protein FliK translates to MPIAAQLPVPSALPSLLRAGEAARPLPGATLDGRSLGQNQDGQTLVAVGRQVLTLDLSERPPAGATVKLAFDGNGKLVPADTEPGSPVPLPAATKAALQATLLANAGKSLIAQALASNADGTTRVAIANLVVDLELPSQPMPGTMLKFAVDAGGAGLRLLPNSSASQPATLNLPVAVSPQSQAAFKALALQPGQRVQAQVLGNLPSGETEIVVANQKLVVTLPQRINPGAMLDLEVQSEGATTRLTLTALAPAAANAKPATSTPLQALLAAVSEAALADQDNLAPALATLNRLLPRLNEMPANVAKAAQALLNAQLALDGELGGAELREAIARSGVFPSQTGANGPDLKSALLGLRSALLAWLGPEALGPGGARRTMPPARGAIPRAQASPLPADDDAMPLRDLAKALLGEANSALHRLRLFQLAALPETHSANGGEKPAQVMVELPLRLGQELCMAQFQVGRDGHAPEGGDPARRGWQMRFAVNFSVIGEVGAQIGLWGHKVNVSIWAERVATARALEAMLPEVVEALAAKGIEAVSVRCRQGIPKSTRPQPAGLYVDATR, encoded by the coding sequence ATGCCGATCGCCGCCCAATTGCCGGTTCCCTCTGCCCTGCCGTCGCTCCTGCGCGCGGGTGAGGCGGCGCGTCCGTTGCCCGGAGCGACGCTGGACGGGCGTTCGCTCGGGCAGAACCAGGACGGACAGACGCTCGTCGCCGTCGGCCGACAGGTGCTCACGCTCGACCTCAGCGAGCGCCCGCCCGCGGGCGCCACGGTCAAGCTGGCGTTCGACGGCAATGGCAAGCTGGTTCCCGCCGACACGGAGCCCGGATCACCGGTCCCCCTGCCAGCGGCAACCAAGGCGGCGTTGCAGGCGACCTTGCTTGCCAATGCCGGCAAGAGCCTCATTGCCCAGGCGCTGGCCAGCAATGCCGATGGGACGACCCGGGTGGCGATCGCCAATCTCGTGGTTGACCTCGAACTGCCCAGCCAGCCCATGCCCGGGACCATGCTCAAGTTCGCCGTGGACGCGGGCGGCGCCGGCCTGCGCCTCTTGCCCAACTCCAGTGCCAGTCAGCCGGCAACCCTCAACCTGCCGGTGGCGGTTTCCCCGCAATCGCAAGCCGCCTTCAAGGCGCTCGCCCTGCAACCGGGGCAGCGGGTTCAGGCCCAGGTATTGGGGAATCTCCCGAGCGGGGAAACCGAGATCGTCGTTGCCAACCAGAAGCTGGTGGTGACGCTGCCGCAGCGGATCAATCCGGGCGCGATGCTGGATCTCGAGGTGCAGTCGGAGGGTGCGACGACCCGCCTGACGCTGACAGCGCTGGCGCCAGCGGCCGCCAATGCGAAGCCCGCAACGTCGACGCCCCTGCAGGCGCTGCTGGCGGCCGTGAGCGAGGCTGCACTCGCCGACCAGGACAATCTGGCGCCCGCGCTGGCCACCCTGAACAGGCTGTTGCCGCGCCTCAACGAGATGCCGGCGAATGTCGCCAAGGCGGCCCAGGCCCTCCTCAATGCGCAACTGGCGCTCGATGGCGAGCTGGGGGGCGCCGAACTGCGCGAGGCGATTGCCCGGTCCGGTGTCTTTCCGAGCCAGACCGGCGCGAACGGCCCGGACCTCAAGTCCGCCTTGCTGGGGTTGCGTTCGGCCCTGCTGGCCTGGCTTGGCCCCGAGGCGCTCGGACCCGGGGGCGCGCGGCGTACGATGCCGCCGGCGCGCGGAGCCATTCCGCGGGCGCAGGCAAGCCCGCTTCCGGCAGACGACGATGCCATGCCGTTGCGTGATCTCGCCAAGGCGCTACTGGGGGAGGCCAATTCGGCACTCCATCGCCTGCGGCTCTTTCAACTTGCGGCCCTCCCCGAGACGCATTCGGCCAATGGCGGGGAGAAGCCGGCCCAGGTGATGGTTGAACTGCCGCTGCGGCTGGGGCAGGAATTGTGCATGGCCCAGTTCCAGGTCGGCCGCGACGGGCATGCGCCCGAGGGCGGGGATCCGGCGCGACGCGGCTGGCAGATGCGCTTCGCCGTCAACTTCTCCGTCATCGGGGAGGTAGGCGCCCAGATCGGGCTTTGGGGTCATAAGGTCAATGTCTCGATCTGGGCCGAGCGCGTCGCGACAGCCCGGGCGCTCGAGGCGATGCTGCCCGAAGTGGTCGAGGCACTGGCGGCCAAGGGGATCGAGGCGGTGTCGGTGCGGTGCCGACAAGGGATCCCGAAGAGCACGCGGCCGCAGCCGGCCGGCCTATACGTGGATGCGACCCGATGA
- a CDS encoding M23 family metallopeptidase yields the protein MTVQSTDGDIPHGRELSISWLTGTVMTGLTSVLLMGAALFVSFQGQDTFSTAYEALQIANPPKPLSPTNLLIKTNRVRPVAKPKSELETIEATIKETVDGRDIIKKQPFSRLRATLATAATSLSDDVPAYDPVSLIASTQPLDADSNVSTDIYGAEVEGEVSIKLASLPLTQVPPRAISDQVAADFVRTTVEGAYVEADSTALAYAPTDATIHELSATPTDAMITGVAENVTAVPKTTLPGQGLGRTERLLTLREPSSLEETLKKNGFTPDMIAMINGTLRNVYPSTNLPAGARLRILFGPSRSSESLIPYRMSIYIHDNATNKDRHAATVALTDRGQYVLATEPPQITFPDEDTEEINVANLPSIYRSIWETGRKHDLDDDTIKRIVAMYAYDLDLNKKISAGDSIEILQTPPDANGHQDLLYVGLRLGTTLKELFRFRTDDGKVDFFDPSGESGKRFLNRRPLQGGGVVRSSFGWRVHPIFHKRILHTGVDLASKTGTPIYAAGDGVVEKAGWTNGYGRYVMIKHVNGFETGYGHMSRIADTTTPGSYVRQGQIIGYVGSTGNSTGPHLHFEILINGNFVDPLSVKLPRDKSLPAQYQQQFAQTVAQIRDLMTRDAAPITVASN from the coding sequence TTGACCGTCCAGTCGACTGACGGTGATATTCCGCACGGGCGCGAGCTCTCCATCTCCTGGCTGACCGGCACCGTGATGACCGGGCTGACCAGCGTGCTGCTGATGGGCGCGGCGCTCTTTGTCTCCTTCCAGGGGCAGGACACGTTCTCGACCGCCTATGAAGCGCTCCAGATCGCAAACCCGCCCAAGCCGCTCAGCCCCACGAACCTGCTGATCAAGACCAACCGCGTCCGCCCGGTCGCCAAGCCCAAATCCGAGCTCGAGACCATCGAGGCCACGATCAAGGAAACGGTCGACGGGCGCGACATCATCAAGAAGCAGCCCTTCAGCCGCCTGCGCGCCACCCTGGCGACGGCGGCGACTTCGCTCTCGGACGACGTGCCGGCCTATGATCCGGTATCCCTGATCGCCTCGACCCAGCCGCTCGACGCCGACAGCAACGTCTCAACCGACATCTATGGTGCCGAGGTCGAGGGCGAGGTCTCGATCAAGCTCGCCTCGCTGCCGCTGACCCAGGTGCCCCCGCGCGCCATTTCCGACCAGGTCGCGGCCGACTTCGTGCGCACCACGGTCGAAGGCGCTTATGTGGAAGCCGACAGCACCGCGCTGGCCTATGCCCCCACCGACGCCACCATCCATGAGCTTTCGGCCACCCCGACCGACGCCATGATCACGGGCGTCGCCGAGAACGTCACGGCCGTACCCAAGACCACGCTGCCCGGACAGGGACTGGGTCGCACCGAGCGCCTGCTGACGCTGCGCGAACCGTCTTCGCTCGAGGAGACGCTCAAGAAGAACGGCTTTACGCCCGATATGATCGCAATGATCAACGGGACGCTGCGCAACGTCTATCCCTCGACCAACCTTCCCGCCGGCGCGCGCCTGCGCATTCTCTTCGGCCCCTCGCGCAGTTCGGAAAGCCTCATCCCCTACCGGATGAGCATCTATATCCACGACAACGCCACCAACAAGGACCGGCATGCCGCCACCGTGGCGCTGACCGATCGCGGCCAGTACGTGCTGGCCACCGAGCCGCCCCAGATCACCTTCCCGGACGAAGACACCGAAGAGATCAACGTCGCCAACCTGCCCTCGATCTACCGCTCGATCTGGGAAACCGGCCGCAAGCACGACCTGGACGACGACACCATCAAGCGCATCGTGGCGATGTATGCTTATGACCTGGATCTGAACAAGAAGATCTCGGCCGGCGATTCCATCGAGATCCTGCAGACGCCTCCGGACGCCAATGGCCACCAGGACCTGCTCTATGTCGGCCTGCGCCTGGGCACCACGCTCAAGGAACTGTTCCGCTTCCGGACGGATGACGGCAAGGTCGATTTCTTCGATCCTTCCGGCGAGAGCGGCAAGCGCTTCCTCAACCGTCGGCCGCTCCAGGGCGGCGGCGTGGTGCGCTCGAGCTTCGGCTGGCGCGTGCACCCCATCTTCCACAAGCGCATCCTGCACACGGGCGTCGACCTCGCCTCCAAGACGGGAACCCCCATCTACGCGGCCGGCGACGGCGTGGTGGAGAAGGCCGGCTGGACCAACGGCTATGGCCGTTACGTCATGATCAAGCACGTCAATGGCTTCGAGACGGGCTATGGCCACATGAGCCGCATTGCCGACACCACGACCCCGGGCTCCTATGTGCGCCAGGGCCAGATCATCGGCTATGTGGGCTCGACCGGTAACTCGACCGGCCCGCACCTCCACTTCGAGATCCTGATCAACGGCAACTTCGTCGATCCGCTGAGCGTAAAGCTGCCGCGCGACAAGTCCCTGCCGGCCCAGTACCAGCAGCAGTTCGCCCAGACCGTGGCCCAGATCCGCGACCTGATGACCCGCGACGCCGCGCCGATCACGGTGGCCTCCAACTAG